From a single Callithrix jacchus isolate 240 chromosome 5, calJac240_pri, whole genome shotgun sequence genomic region:
- the MINK1 gene encoding misshapen-like kinase 1 isoform X40: MGDPAPARSLDDIDLSALRDPAGIFELVEVVGNGTYGQVYKGRHVKTGQLAAIKVMDVTEDEEEEIKQEINMLKKYSHHRNIATYYGAFIKKSPPGNDDQLWLVMEFCGAGSVTDLVKNTKGNALKEDCIAYICREILRGLAHLHAHKVIHRDIKGQNVLLTENAEVKLVDFGVSAQLDRTVGRRNTFIGTPYWMAPEVIACDENPDATYDYRSDIWSLGITAIEMAEGAPPLCDMHPMRALFLIPRNPPPRLKSKKWSKKFIDFIDTCLIKTYLSRPPTEQLLKFPFIRDQPTERQVRIQLKDHIDRSRKKRGEKEETEYEYSGSEEEDDSHGEEGEPSSIMNVPGESTLRREFLRLQQENKSNSEALKQQQQLQQQQQRDPEAHIKHLLHQRQRRIEEQKEERRRVEEQQRREREQRKLQEKEQRRLEDMQALRREEERRQAEREQEYKRKQLEEQRQSERLQRQLQQEHAYLKSLQQQQQQQQLQKQQQQILPGDRKPLYQYGRAMNPADKPAWAREVEERTRLNKQQNSPLAKSKPSSTGPEPPIPQASPGPPGPLSQTPPMQRPVEPQEGPHKSLVAHRVPLKPYAAPVPRSQSLQDQPTRNLAAFPASHDPDPAIPAPTATPSARGAVIRQNSDPTSEGPGPSPNPPAWVRPDNEAPPKVPQRTSSIATALNTSGAGGSRPAQAVRASNPDLRRSDPGWERSDSVLPASHGHLPQAGSLERNRVGASSKLDSSPVLSPGNKAKPDDHRSRPGRPADFVLLKERTLDEAPRPPKKAMDYSSSSEEVESSEEDEEEGEGEPSEGSRDTPGGRSDGDTDSISTMVVHDVEEITGTQPPYGGGTMVVQRTPEEERSLLHADSNGYTNLPDVVQPSHSPTENSKGQSPPSKDGSSDYQSRGLVKAPGKSSFTMFVDLGIYQPGGSGDTIPVTALVGGEGTRLDQLQYDVRKGSVVNVNPTNTRAHSETPEIRKYKKRFNSEILCAALWGVNLLVGTENGLMLLDRSGQGKVYGLIGRRRFQQMDVLEGLNLLITISGKRNKLRVYYLSWLRNKILHNDPEVEKKQGWTTVGDMEGCGHYRVVKYERIKFLVIALKSSVEVYAWAPKPYHKFMAFKSFADLPHRPLLVDLTVEEGQRLKVIYGSSAGFHAVDVDSGNSYDIYIPVHIQSQITPHAIIFLPNTDGMEMLLCYEDEGVYVNTYGRIIKDVVLQWGEMPTSVAYICSNQIMGWGEKAIEIRSVETGHLDGVFMHKRAQRLKFLCERNDKVFFASVRSGGSSQVYFMTLNRNCIMNW; this comes from the exons GACCCTGCTGGGATCTTTGAGCTTGTGGAGGTGGTCGGCAATGGAACCTACGGACAGGTGTACAAG GGTCGGCATGTCAAGACTGGGCAGCTGGCTGCCATCAAGGTCATGGATGTCACGGAG GACGAAGAGGAAGAGATCAAACAGGAGATCAACATGCTGAAAAAATACTCTCACCACCGCAACATTGCCACCTACTATGGAGCCTTCATCAAGAAGAGCCCCCCAGGAAACGACGACCAGCTCTGG CTGGTGATGGAGTTCTGTGGTGCTGGTTCAGTGACTGACCTGGTAAAGAACACGAAAGGAAATGCCCTGAAGGAGGACTGCATCGCCTACATCTGCAGGGAGATTCTCAGG GGTCTGGCCCATCTCCATGCCCACAAGGTGATACATCGAGACATCAAGGGGCAGAATGTGCTGCTGACAGAGAATGCTGAGGTCAAGCTAG TGGATTTTGGGGTGAGTGCTCAGCTGGACCGTACTGTGGGAAGACGGAACACTTTCATTGGGACTCCCTATTGGATGGCCCCAGAGGTCATAGCCTGTGATGAGAACCCTGATGCCACCTACGATTACAGG AGTGACATTTGGTCTCTAGGAATCACAGCCATCGAGATGGCAGAGGGAGCCCCCC CTCTGTGTGACATGCACCCCATGCGAGCCCTCTTCCTCATTCCTCGGAAcccaccacccaggctcaagtccAAGAAGTG GTCTAAGAAGTTTATTGACTTCATTGACACATGTCTCATCAAGACTTACCTGAGCCGTCCCCCAACGGAGCAGCTACTGAAGTTTCCCTTCATCCGGGACCAGCCCACGGAGCGGCAGGTCCGCATCCAGCTTAAGGACCACATTGACCGATCCCGGAAGAAGCGGGGTGAGAAAG AGGAGACAGAATATGAGTACAGCGGCAGTGAGGAGGAAGATGACAGCCATGGAGAGGAAGGAGAGCCAAG CTCCATCATGAACGTGCCTGGAGAGTCGACTCTACGTCGGGAATTTCTCCGGCTCCAGCAGGAAAATAAGAGCAACTCAGAGGCTTTAAAACAGCAGCAACAGCTGCAACAGCAGCAACAGCGAGACCCCGAGGCACACATCAAACACCTGCTGCACCAACGGCAGCGGCGCATAGAGGAACAGAAGGAAGAGCGGCGCCGTGTCGAGGAG CAACAGCGGCGGGAACGGGAGCAGCGGAAGCTGCAGGAGAAGGAGCAGCGACGGCTAGAGGACATGCAGGCCCTGCGGCGGGAGGAGGAGCGGCGGCAGGCGGAGCGCGAGCAG GAATACAAGAGGAAGCAGCTAGAGGAGCAGCGGCAGTCAGAGCGTCTGCAGAGGCAACTACAGCAGGAGCATGCCTACCTCAAGtccctgcagcagcagcagcagcagcagcagcttcagaaacagcagcagcagatCCTGCCCGGGGACAGGAAGCCCCTGTACCAATATGGTCGGGCCATGAATCCCGCTGATAAACCAGCCTGGGCCCGAGAG GTAGAAGAAAGAACAAGGTTGAACAAGCAGCAGAACTCTCCCCTGGCCAAGAGCAAGCCAAGCAGCACAGGGCCTGAGCCCCCGATCCCCCAGGCCTCCCCGGGACCCCCAGGACCCCTTTCCCAGACTCCTCCTATGCAGAGGCCGGTGGAGCCCCAGGAGGGACCACACAAG AGCCTGGTGGCACACCGGGTCCCACTGAAGCCATATGCAGCACCTGTACCCCGATCCCAGTCCCTGCAGGACCAGCCCACCCGAAACCTGGCTGCCTTCCCAGCCTCCCATGACCCCGACCCTGCCATCCCTGcacccactgccacacccagTGCCCGAGGAGCTGTCATCCGCCAGAATTCAGACCCTACCTCTGAAGGACCTGGCCCCAGCCCGAACCCCCCAGCCTGGGTCCGCCCAGATAATGAGGCCCCACCCAAG GTGCCTCAGAGGACCTCATCTATCGCCACTGCCCTTAACACCAGTGGGGCTGGAGGCTCCCGGCCAGCCCAGGCAGTCCGTGCCAG TAACCCTGACCTCAGGAGGAGCGACCCTGGCTGGGAACGCTCAGACAGCGTCCTCCCAGCCTCTCACGGGCACCTCCCCCAGGCTGGCTCACTGGAGCGGAACCGTGTGGGAG CCTCCTCCAAACTGGACAGCTCCCCAGTGCTCTCCCCTGGGAATAAAGCCAAGCCTGATGACCACCGTTCTCGGCCAGGCCGGCCCGCA GACTTCGTGTTGCTGAAAGAACGGACCCTGGACGAggcccctcggcctcccaagaaagCCATGGACTACTCATCATCCAGCGAGGAGGTGGAGAGCagtgaggaggatgaggaggagggcGAAGGCGAGCCATCAGAGGGGAGCAGAGACACCCCTGGGGGCCG CAGCGATGGGGATACAGACAGCATCAGCACCATGGTGGTCCACGATGTTGAGGAGATCACCGGGACCCAGCCCCCGTATGGGGGCGGCACCATGGTGGTCCAGCGT ACCCCTGAAGAGGAGCGGAGCCTGCTGCATGCTGACAGCAACGGGTACACAAACCTGCCTGATGTGGTCCAGCCCAGCCACTCCCCCACCGAGAACAGCAAAGGCCAAAGCCCGCCCTCAAAGGATGGGAGCAGTGAC TACCAGTCTCGTGGGCTGGTAAAGGCCCCTGGCAAGAGCTCATTCACGATGTTTGTGGATCTTGGGATCTACCAGCCTGGAGGCAGTGGGGACACCATCCCCGTCACAG CCCTAGTGGGTGGAGAGGGCACTCGGCTCGACCAGCTGCAGTACGACGTGAGGAAGGGTTCTGTGGTCAACGTGAATCCCACCAACACCCGGGCCCACAGTGAAACCCCTGAGATCCGGAAGTACAAGAAGCGATTCAACTCCGAGATTCTCTGTGCAGCCCTTTGGG GGGTCAACCTGCTGGTGGGCACGGAGAATGGGCTGATGTTGCTGGACCGAAGCGGACAGGGCAAGGTGTATGGACTCATTGGGCGGCGACGCTTCCAGCAAATGGATGTGCTGGAGGGGCTCAACCTGCTCATCACCATCTCAG GGAAAAGGAACAAACTGCGGGTGTATTACCTGTCCTGGCTCCGGAACAAGATTCTGCACAACGACCCAGAAGTGGAGAAGAAGCAGGGCTGGACCACTGTTGGGGACATGGAGGGCTGCGGCCACTACCGTGTTG TGAAATATGAGCGGATTAAGTTCTTGGTCATCGCCCTCAAGAGCTCCGTGGAGGTGTATGCCTGGGCCCCGAAACCCTACCACAAATTCATGGCCTTCAAG TCCTTTGCCGACCTCCCTCACCGCCCTCTGCTGGTCGACCTGACAGTGGAGGAGGGGCAGCGGCTCAAGGTCATCTATGGCTCCAGTGCTGGCTTCCATGCCGTGGATGTCGACTCGGGGAACAGCTATGACATCTACATCCCTGTGCAT atCCAGAGCCAGATCACGCCCCATGCCATCATCTTCCTCCCCAACACCGACGGCATGGAGATGCTGCTGTGCTATGAGGACGAGGGTGTCTACGTCAACACGTACGGGCGGATCATCAAGGATGTGGTGCTGCAGTGGGGAGAGATGCCCACCTCTGTGG CCTACATCTGCTCCAACCAGATAATGGGCTGGGGTGAGAAAGCCATTGAGATCCGCTCTGTGGAGACAGGACACCTGGACGGGGTCTTCATGCACAAACGAGCCCAGAGGCTCAAGTTCCTGTGTGAGCGGAATGACAAG GTGTTTTTTGCCTCAGTCCGCTCTGGGGGCAGCAGCCAAGTTTACTTCATGACTCTGAACCGTAACTGCATCATGAACTGGTGA
- the MINK1 gene encoding misshapen-like kinase 1 isoform X28 — translation MGDPAPARSLDDIDLSALRDPAGIFELVEVVGNGTYGQVYKGRHVKTGQLAAIKVMDVTEDEEEEIKQEINMLKKYSHHRNIATYYGAFIKKSPPGNDDQLWLVMEFCGAGSVTDLVKNTKGNALKEDCIAYICREILRGLAHLHAHKVIHRDIKGQNVLLTENAEVKLVDFGVSAQLDRTVGRRNTFIGTPYWMAPEVIACDENPDATYDYRSDIWSLGITAIEMAEGAPPLCDMHPMRALFLIPRNPPPRLKSKKWSKKFIDFIDTCLIKTYLSRPPTEQLLKFPFIRDQPTERQVRIQLKDHIDRSRKKRGEKEETEYEYSGSEEEDDSHGEEGEPSSIMNVPGESTLRREFLRLQQENKSNSEALKQQQQLQQQQQRDPEAHIKHLLHQRQRRIEEQKEERRRVEEQQRREREQRKLQEKEQRRLEDMQALRREEERRQAEREQEYIRHRLEEEQRQLEILQQQLLQEQALLLEYKRKQLEEQRQSERLQRQLQQEHAYLKSLQQQQQQQQLQKQQQQILPGDRKPLYQYGRAMNPADKPAWARESLVAHRVPLKPYAAPVPRSQSLQDQPTRNLAAFPASHDPDPAIPAPTATPSARGAVIRQNSDPTSEGPGPSPNPPAWVRPDNEAPPKVPQRTSSIATALNTSGAGGSRPAQAVRARPRSNSAWQIYLQRRAERGTPKPPGPPAQPPGPPNASSNPDLRRSDPGWERSDSVLPASHGHLPQAGSLERNRVGASSKLDSSPVLSPGNKAKPDDHRSRPGRPASYKRAIGEDFVLLKERTLDEAPRPPKKAMDYSSSSEEVESSEEDEEEGEGEPSEGSRDTPGGRSDGDTDSISTMVVHDVEEITGTQPPYGGGTMVVQRTPEEERSLLHADSNGYTNLPDVVQPSHSPTENSKGQSPPSKDGSSDYQSRGLVKAPGKSSFTMFVDLGIYQPGGSGDTIPVTALVGGEGTRLDQLQYDVRKGSVVNVNPTNTRAHSETPEIRKYKKRFNSEILCAALWGVNLLVGTENGLMLLDRSGQGKVYGLIGRRRFQQMDVLEGLNLLITISGKRNKLRVYYLSWLRNKILHNDPEVEKKQGWTTVGDMEGCGHYRVVKYERIKFLVIALKSSVEVYAWAPKPYHKFMAFKSFADLPHRPLLVDLTVEEGQRLKVIYGSSAGFHAVDVDSGNSYDIYIPVHIQSQITPHAIIFLPNTDGMEMLLCYEDEGVYVNTYGRIIKDVVLQWGEMPTSVAYICSNQIMGWGEKAIEIRSVETGHLDGVFMHKRAQRLKFLCERNDKVFFASVRSGGSSQVYFMTLNRNCIMNW, via the exons GACCCTGCTGGGATCTTTGAGCTTGTGGAGGTGGTCGGCAATGGAACCTACGGACAGGTGTACAAG GGTCGGCATGTCAAGACTGGGCAGCTGGCTGCCATCAAGGTCATGGATGTCACGGAG GACGAAGAGGAAGAGATCAAACAGGAGATCAACATGCTGAAAAAATACTCTCACCACCGCAACATTGCCACCTACTATGGAGCCTTCATCAAGAAGAGCCCCCCAGGAAACGACGACCAGCTCTGG CTGGTGATGGAGTTCTGTGGTGCTGGTTCAGTGACTGACCTGGTAAAGAACACGAAAGGAAATGCCCTGAAGGAGGACTGCATCGCCTACATCTGCAGGGAGATTCTCAGG GGTCTGGCCCATCTCCATGCCCACAAGGTGATACATCGAGACATCAAGGGGCAGAATGTGCTGCTGACAGAGAATGCTGAGGTCAAGCTAG TGGATTTTGGGGTGAGTGCTCAGCTGGACCGTACTGTGGGAAGACGGAACACTTTCATTGGGACTCCCTATTGGATGGCCCCAGAGGTCATAGCCTGTGATGAGAACCCTGATGCCACCTACGATTACAGG AGTGACATTTGGTCTCTAGGAATCACAGCCATCGAGATGGCAGAGGGAGCCCCCC CTCTGTGTGACATGCACCCCATGCGAGCCCTCTTCCTCATTCCTCGGAAcccaccacccaggctcaagtccAAGAAGTG GTCTAAGAAGTTTATTGACTTCATTGACACATGTCTCATCAAGACTTACCTGAGCCGTCCCCCAACGGAGCAGCTACTGAAGTTTCCCTTCATCCGGGACCAGCCCACGGAGCGGCAGGTCCGCATCCAGCTTAAGGACCACATTGACCGATCCCGGAAGAAGCGGGGTGAGAAAG AGGAGACAGAATATGAGTACAGCGGCAGTGAGGAGGAAGATGACAGCCATGGAGAGGAAGGAGAGCCAAG CTCCATCATGAACGTGCCTGGAGAGTCGACTCTACGTCGGGAATTTCTCCGGCTCCAGCAGGAAAATAAGAGCAACTCAGAGGCTTTAAAACAGCAGCAACAGCTGCAACAGCAGCAACAGCGAGACCCCGAGGCACACATCAAACACCTGCTGCACCAACGGCAGCGGCGCATAGAGGAACAGAAGGAAGAGCGGCGCCGTGTCGAGGAG CAACAGCGGCGGGAACGGGAGCAGCGGAAGCTGCAGGAGAAGGAGCAGCGACGGCTAGAGGACATGCAGGCCCTGCGGCGGGAGGAGGAGCGGCGGCAGGCGGAGCGCGAGCAG GAATATATTCGTCACAGGCTAGAGGAGGAGCAGCGACAGCTCGAGATCCTTCAGCAACAGCTGCTCCAGGAACAGGCCCTGCTGCTG GAATACAAGAGGAAGCAGCTAGAGGAGCAGCGGCAGTCAGAGCGTCTGCAGAGGCAACTACAGCAGGAGCATGCCTACCTCAAGtccctgcagcagcagcagcagcagcagcagcttcagaaacagcagcagcagatCCTGCCCGGGGACAGGAAGCCCCTGTACCAATATGGTCGGGCCATGAATCCCGCTGATAAACCAGCCTGGGCCCGAGAG AGCCTGGTGGCACACCGGGTCCCACTGAAGCCATATGCAGCACCTGTACCCCGATCCCAGTCCCTGCAGGACCAGCCCACCCGAAACCTGGCTGCCTTCCCAGCCTCCCATGACCCCGACCCTGCCATCCCTGcacccactgccacacccagTGCCCGAGGAGCTGTCATCCGCCAGAATTCAGACCCTACCTCTGAAGGACCTGGCCCCAGCCCGAACCCCCCAGCCTGGGTCCGCCCAGATAATGAGGCCCCACCCAAG GTGCCTCAGAGGACCTCATCTATCGCCACTGCCCTTAACACCAGTGGGGCTGGAGGCTCCCGGCCAGCCCAGGCAGTCCGTGCCAG ACCTCGCAGCAACTCCGCCTGGCAAATCTATCTGCAAAGGCGGGCAGAGCGAGGCACCCCCAAGCCTCCAGGGCCCCCTGCTCAGCCCCCTGGCCCGCCCAACGCCTCTAG TAACCCTGACCTCAGGAGGAGCGACCCTGGCTGGGAACGCTCAGACAGCGTCCTCCCAGCCTCTCACGGGCACCTCCCCCAGGCTGGCTCACTGGAGCGGAACCGTGTGGGAG CCTCCTCCAAACTGGACAGCTCCCCAGTGCTCTCCCCTGGGAATAAAGCCAAGCCTGATGACCACCGTTCTCGGCCAGGCCGGCCCGCA AGCTATAAGCGAGCAATTGGTGAG GACTTCGTGTTGCTGAAAGAACGGACCCTGGACGAggcccctcggcctcccaagaaagCCATGGACTACTCATCATCCAGCGAGGAGGTGGAGAGCagtgaggaggatgaggaggagggcGAAGGCGAGCCATCAGAGGGGAGCAGAGACACCCCTGGGGGCCG CAGCGATGGGGATACAGACAGCATCAGCACCATGGTGGTCCACGATGTTGAGGAGATCACCGGGACCCAGCCCCCGTATGGGGGCGGCACCATGGTGGTCCAGCGT ACCCCTGAAGAGGAGCGGAGCCTGCTGCATGCTGACAGCAACGGGTACACAAACCTGCCTGATGTGGTCCAGCCCAGCCACTCCCCCACCGAGAACAGCAAAGGCCAAAGCCCGCCCTCAAAGGATGGGAGCAGTGAC TACCAGTCTCGTGGGCTGGTAAAGGCCCCTGGCAAGAGCTCATTCACGATGTTTGTGGATCTTGGGATCTACCAGCCTGGAGGCAGTGGGGACACCATCCCCGTCACAG CCCTAGTGGGTGGAGAGGGCACTCGGCTCGACCAGCTGCAGTACGACGTGAGGAAGGGTTCTGTGGTCAACGTGAATCCCACCAACACCCGGGCCCACAGTGAAACCCCTGAGATCCGGAAGTACAAGAAGCGATTCAACTCCGAGATTCTCTGTGCAGCCCTTTGGG GGGTCAACCTGCTGGTGGGCACGGAGAATGGGCTGATGTTGCTGGACCGAAGCGGACAGGGCAAGGTGTATGGACTCATTGGGCGGCGACGCTTCCAGCAAATGGATGTGCTGGAGGGGCTCAACCTGCTCATCACCATCTCAG GGAAAAGGAACAAACTGCGGGTGTATTACCTGTCCTGGCTCCGGAACAAGATTCTGCACAACGACCCAGAAGTGGAGAAGAAGCAGGGCTGGACCACTGTTGGGGACATGGAGGGCTGCGGCCACTACCGTGTTG TGAAATATGAGCGGATTAAGTTCTTGGTCATCGCCCTCAAGAGCTCCGTGGAGGTGTATGCCTGGGCCCCGAAACCCTACCACAAATTCATGGCCTTCAAG TCCTTTGCCGACCTCCCTCACCGCCCTCTGCTGGTCGACCTGACAGTGGAGGAGGGGCAGCGGCTCAAGGTCATCTATGGCTCCAGTGCTGGCTTCCATGCCGTGGATGTCGACTCGGGGAACAGCTATGACATCTACATCCCTGTGCAT atCCAGAGCCAGATCACGCCCCATGCCATCATCTTCCTCCCCAACACCGACGGCATGGAGATGCTGCTGTGCTATGAGGACGAGGGTGTCTACGTCAACACGTACGGGCGGATCATCAAGGATGTGGTGCTGCAGTGGGGAGAGATGCCCACCTCTGTGG CCTACATCTGCTCCAACCAGATAATGGGCTGGGGTGAGAAAGCCATTGAGATCCGCTCTGTGGAGACAGGACACCTGGACGGGGTCTTCATGCACAAACGAGCCCAGAGGCTCAAGTTCCTGTGTGAGCGGAATGACAAG GTGTTTTTTGCCTCAGTCCGCTCTGGGGGCAGCAGCCAAGTTTACTTCATGACTCTGAACCGTAACTGCATCATGAACTGGTGA